The DNA region GAAGCCAAAACAGGTATAGTACTCGTGTAGTGCCAATCTCCAGACTTCAACAAAACAAAATTGGAAACATTTATTTTTCCAGTACTCACATTAGGGCAACTAATTATTTGATAATTATTTTCAAGTACTCTTTTATATAATTCTCAAAATCCACCCAAAGTTAGCAcaactctttttcccccatgccccacTTTTCCAAATTTTCGACAGCAACCTGGCTGAACCTCAAAATACATTTTTCAGATGAAGAAGTGACCTTAGGTTGATTACTTAAGCCGGTTCATTCACAATCCTTCCACAAATTAGTCTAGAAAGAGTAAGAGAAGGGAGAGGATGACCCCTTTTCCTATTGTGATACGAGGTAAATGTGCTAAAGTTATagatttcttttttttccaataaagaagTTTATGACTGAAATGTAGCAACAAGGGAGGTAGGACATAATTTGAATAGTTTTGTCAACTTTTTTAAgataattatttttctttttttccccttttttctaaaaatttagagtgcccaattcatttttatcaattaaggggcaatttagcgtggccaatccatctaccctgcacacctttgtgttgtgggggcaaaacacacgcagacacggggagaatgtgcaaactccacacggacagtgatccagagccgggatcgaacctgggacctcagcgccgtgaggcagcagtcctaaccactgcgccaccgtgctgcccaatgttttttaaaaagagaaatatATGAGCATTTGTAATTTACCTGAAGATCCTCTGAAGATGATCCCTGGTTCTCCTGGTCATCTTCCAACTCGCTATCGTTGCTATCAGTGACCGCAGGAGCTCCACTTCGTGTAACAGCACCTGCTCGGGTTTCCTTTGTTTTCCCCATGTATCTTTCTGATTTTTTTTGTTTCATTACATTTGTTTTCCTCTGCCAAACAACCTTCTTATTCTTCATTCGAAGATACAGCCTTGGCGAATTCAAGCCAGAAGACCTTTGCCTGGGTTCGGATTTTAGTCTCTTTCCCTCGGCTGGTGACACTTTCGCTGATCTTACTGGACTTGTAGTTCTGGAGACAATAGGTGATGTGCTCGGCTTCTTTGATTTTACTGGTGGTACTGATCTCATTCGCTGTTGCAACCTTAATGCTGAAGAAACAGACTCAGCTTGCAAGGGTCCCAACattcttcctctcctttttcccaaAAGAACGGGTGTACTCTGTAGCTTGATTTCAGTGTCTGCCGTCCTCCTGCGTTGGCCACCTCCCTTCTCACTGCTGGCAGGAGAGTGAGAGCTAGACCCTTTTGCAGGAGGAGATGCTGGTTTCTTGGGGCAACTGTACGTAACGTGTTTGTTCAGACTACCTAAGTAAGTGAATTCTTTCTCACAGTAAGGACAATTGTGGCTTTCTGAGCTCCTGCTTTTCAATATGGCCTTCTCTTTGGCAGATGATCGGTTCTTCTGAGAGATTGCCTTCTGCACCAATTTGATCTTTTTACTTTTCAGAGTGTTCATTTTGATCTTATTCATAGTCACTTTTGGCTTTGTCTCAGTTTCAAAATTAAGCCGTTTTGGCTGCCCCATCCTCCGGACTGTGTTCTGCCTGACTGGCTCTGCAACAATCGCCCCATTTTTCTTCCACACTTTCTTTCTCAGCGGGATTGCGTTCTTCTTTGGGGTGTAGCGTTTCTTATCACTGGCAGATGCACAAGCCAGGATATGCTTATGAAGTGCTGGCATATTATCAAAGCTCTTGCCACATTTTGTACAGTGTATGGCTGTGCTAAAGGTCTGAGGGATATTGTGTGTGGTAAAATTTACAGCTGATGACACGGCATTGGCAGAATTACGGTTGTGATATTGAAATGGAGGCGGCTTAAAGCTAGGGTAGCGCTGATTGAGACCCATACGGACATCCGGGCCTTTCGGCTTTATCCCAGATGCCATTACCTTTATTGTAGTATATAGTTCCTCTGTTAAGTCATGAGAATCATCATCGTCTTCCTCCCCTTCCTGAGGTGGTGATGCAGAACTTTCTTCTAGAGACTGGCTTGGACAGCTGATGGCTTTGTCTGGATCTGTGAAATTTTGAGGCCTCAGCATTCCATTTTCCAGCTCTATATGTGTGCACTGCTGGTCAGGATGCAAGTCACGCTGATGATGCTGTAAATTGCAAAGAAACGCAAACTCCTTTTTACAGATTGAGCATACAAAAATCTTGCCCACCCCATGCAAAGATGACCggtgctcagacagtgcactggCCTCTTTAAAAAGCTGCACACAAAATTCACATTTGAAGGGCCATTCTTCGGCATGAATCAACAAATGCTGAGTAAGATCCTTGATTGAAAGGAAAGGATTTTCACAGACGTTGCACAGAAAGCTTTTGGTGAATGCTGCTTCAGGTTTATCCTCCTGTACTGAAGGCTGAGAATTTTCTGCACTTTCCTGGTCATCAACAGAGTTTTCAATGAGCATGTCTTGGGGGGATTCTGGTTCAATTGTGGGTGGAAGAATGCTGTTAATTTCTTGTTCACTATCTGTGTCTGGATAGCCATCATCTTTAATTTCTTCCTTAATGTTTATGCTAACGGGTGACAAAGCAGGAGTTACCGACTGTAAAACCTGGGTCACTGACTCTGGAAGGGGTGAAGGTACAGAGaggacagggggtgggggagaaggagcAGGAGTTGTTACCAGAGTTGGGGTTGTGTCAGGATGAGGTGGTGCCTCCACTTCTAGATGTGGCTGGGGACTGCATTCTGAATCTTGTTTATTCCCTATCGTTAGATCTGTGCCATTGTATTCATTCATAAGTACCTTCTCTAACATAGAGGTTGTGGGTTTTTTCTTTTTACTGCTGCATGAGGCTGGAGTACCAACTGCCCCCATTTCCTCTTTGACTTCATTGTCACTGCACAACTTCTTATGCAAACTCAAGTCTAAGATGGCTACCCCAGGCCCTTCCAGTTCCATTTTTACATCAGGTTGTAGTTTAATACCACTGGATAGGTCGAGAGGCTGGTGGGCACATGGAGGCCGGCTTGGTGCGTATTCCTTGGAAGCTGTTATTTTGCACATTTCAAGGCTCATTGGGCTGAGTGTTTCATCTCGGCTGGAGAGACTCCAGGCAGGTGAACTACTCTGACTTTCAATTTTTGGTGCTTTTAGTCCAGGTAAACTTTCACCCCATAGACGTATGAAGTCAGTGTCTTTTCCTGTGCTGCTCAATGCGGGACTATGCTGTGGAGAATTCGGCGGTGAACTGGTTCTCCTCTTGAATCGGCTAAATCCCATTGTTGTTGACGTTGAAGGACCAACTGAGCCATCTGGAAATAAAGCTGACCTGGGCGAATTATTTTCCTGTATTTGAAGAAGCTGCTTAAGCTTTGAGGATAAGATATTTTTCTCCTGATGTCCACTTAAACTGTTAGTGATTGGACTAGGAAGAGACAGACCACAAAATGAGGAGGCAACTGGTGATATAGTTTCGACGCCTAGCTCAGTTTTCGTCTTCGGAAATGGCGGAGGACTGGTGGTTCGCCTCCTTTTAGGGCCTTTCAAATCACTGTCCGTTGTTTCCTTTAGAAGGGTGTGAGTTACTGGAACTTGTGCTGTCATTTTAAGGTTCTGAGGAGATTCATCAGTCACTGGATACAGCACTGATGGCAATCCATATGGATTTGTGCAAGCAGTGTCAACCTCAATCACCTCACAATTGCTGGTGCTGTTGTTTGACTCAATTTTGCCATCAATATAGAAGTTCAAGTTTTCAGAGATGTTACTGGAAACATCCATGATGAATGCTTGACAGTCAtcagtctcttcctcctcctcatcctcttcaTCTTCAGTTTCTGTGCTTACAATGTGAAGTCCAGCAGAAACCCGGATTTGATCCGATGATAGATCCTGTTCCTCTGCGGAGCCCTTCCGTCTCATTCTAATGCCCTTCGCCAAGAGGTGACGCTCATGGATACGGCGCTGGTGCCGACGCAAGTTTGTGTATGAACCAAAGGTTTTTTTGCACAATTTGCATGGATGCTGGATTTTTGATTCATAGCTCTTTACAAGAGAACTTTCTAGGTTTGGGGCTGTTGCCGTGGAATCGGTTTTCTTATAATTTTCTGGAGCTATAGGATTTTCTAGTCGAGTTGAAGAATTAACACTGATGTCAATTGCTGCTTTATCAAAATCATCCTTTTGGTGCTGTCCAGATATGTGCATTTTCAAGGTGGGCTTTTTCTTAGGTCCAGCCTCATGGCGTCGTTCGTGGCGCCTCATGTTGATATGGGTGCCAAAGGCTTTACCACAATACCTGCATTTGAAAGTGAATCCTTCTGTGGATATGTGGATGTGCTGGTGACGTTCCAGACCCTGCTTTGTGGTAAACCTGCGTTCACAATTTTTACAGGGAAACATGTGCGTTTCTTCAATGTCTCCCATTCCATTCTGATCTCCTTTTATTTTCTGCTTCAGGGATTTGACAGAAATTTTCCTTCTAGGCAGACTCTCAATAGAATTGCTTTCTTCAGGCATTGTTTCTGCCTCAAGAGACATTTGTGGATTCTTCGGCTGAGGCAGAACCTTCTGTGTAACTATTCGATGTACCACTACTTTCTGTTCTGGCAAATGGGCTGGTATGGCACAAGGTTCATCCTTCTCAGAACCTAATTAAAAGAATAGAATTACTGCAAAGCCAGACTTATATTATCACTTCAGCACATTAATTCATCTCCTCCCTCACATGTACCATTCAACATTCAATTCTAGCAAAACTGAGCCAAAGAAAACTAGCCAATGTGGTAAATTAATGTATTTAAGAACTGATGGGCAACGCATCTTGATTTCTTCACTTGAGTGTTCATACTATCACAAGTATTTACAGCAtagaataaggccattcagcccattgatccaagccagctatctgcaagagcaactctgcttgtctcccccccccccatcaacattTTCTCCATAGCCATGTATATATTTTCACTTCAGGTGTTTATCCAATTATTTTTTAGAAGCCCTAATTGTATCTGCTTCTACTACATTCAAGTTGTGCATTTCAGGTACTTACCACTCCAAGcaattttcctcatgttgccttttgttcttttgccaataaccttaaatcagtgtcctctggttattgacccttttGCCAATGAGAACATTGTCTCTCTATCTATATTCTGTTTAGGCTCATGTttttaaacatctctatcaaatcttcacTCAACCTTTTCCAATGAAAACTATTCCAGTTTCTCCAATCAATCCACTTAACTGAAGTCCCTTATCCCTGAAAGCATTCTCGCAACTTTTTTCTGGACCCTCTCTAATGACTTCCCATGCTTCCTGAAGTATGGTGTCCAGAATTTGACAGAGAATTTTACATAGGTTCATTAAATTTTGTCGCTTTTGTACTCTACACCTCTATTTCTGGTATGCCCTTTACCCACTTTTCCAACCTGCCCTACTGCCTTCAATGATATGCACATATCCCAGGTCTCTGATCCTGCACCTTTAAAATTGTACTTTTAATTTTATATACTGCCTTTCCTCTGAACAATAGGTACCATTTCACATGTCTTTGCATTAAATTTCACGCCATGGGTCCACCCATTTCACCAGCCTctctatgtcctcttgaagttcATCACGATCCTTCTCACAGTTCTTAATTCCTCTCAAGTTTAGTGTCATTTGAAAATTTTGAAATTGCAACCAAgtcccaagtcattgatatagatcaagaaaagcagtgctCCTAGTACTGGTCCCTGAGGAACCCCATTGTATCTCTTCTTCCAATCCTAAAAACAACTGTTCACTTTTGAGAGAACCGTTGAAATTAGGCAGCAGTTTTGTGAACAACAGGAGGGTGAAAAAATATAGAAGTATTCTGGGGATGTAACAGAGTGGAGGCAAAAACATTGATGCAAATGCTTTCATGAAATTATGGCAGCATAATTTCTGCACTATCCCC from Scyliorhinus torazame isolate Kashiwa2021f chromosome 16, sScyTor2.1, whole genome shotgun sequence includes:
- the prdm2a gene encoding PR domain zinc finger protein 2 isoform X5 is translated as MSLEAETMPEESNSIESLPRRKISVKSLKQKIKGDQNGMGDIEETHMFPCKNCERRFTTKQGLERHQHIHISTEGFTFKCRYCGKAFGTHINMRRHERRHEAGPKKKPTLKMHISGQHQKDDFDKAAIDISVNSSTRLENPIAPENYKKTDSTATAPNLESSLVKSYESKIQHPCKLCKKTFGSYTNLRRHQRRIHERHLLAKGIRMRRKGSAEEQDLSSDQIRVSAGLHIVSTETEDEEDEEEEETDDCQAFIMDVSSNISENLNFYIDGKIESNNSTSNCEVIEVDTACTNPYGLPSVLYPVTDESPQNLKMTAQVPVTHTLLKETTDSDLKGPKRRRTTSPPPFPKTKTELGVETISPVASSFCGLSLPSPITNSLSGHQEKNILSSKLKQLLQIQENNSPRSALFPDGSVGPSTSTTMGFSRFKRRTSSPPNSPQHSPALSSTGKDTDFIRLWGESLPGLKAPKIESQSSSPAWSLSSRDETLSPMSLEMCKITASKEYAPSRPPCAHQPLDLSSGIKLQPDVKMELEGPGVAILDLSLHKKLCSDNEVKEEMGAVGTPASCSSKKKKPTTSMLEKVLMNEYNGTDLTIGNKQDSECSPQPHLEVEAPPHPDTTPTLVTTPAPSPPPPVLSVPSPLPESVTQVLQSVTPALSPVSINIKEEIKDDGYPDTDSEQEINSILPPTIEPESPQDMLIENSVDDQESAENSQPSVQEDKPEAAFTKSFLCNVCENPFLSIKDLTQHLLIHAEEWPFKCEFCVQLFKEASALSEHRSSLHGVGKIFVCSICKKEFAFLCNLQHHQRDLHPDQQCTHIELENGMLRPQNFTDPDKAISCPSQSLEESSASPPQEGEEDDDDSHDLTEELYTTIKVMASGIKPKGPDVRMGLNQRYPSFKPPPFQYHNRNSANAVSSAVNFTTHNIPQTFSTAIHCTKCGKSFDNMPALHKHILACASASDKKRYTPKKNAIPLRKKVWKKNGAIVAEPVRQNTVRRMGQPKRLNFETETKPKVTMNKIKMNTLKSKKIKLVQKAISQKNRSSAKEKAILKSRSSESHNCPYCEKEFTYLGSLNKHVTYSCPKKPASPPAKGSSSHSPASSEKGGGQRRRTADTEIKLQSTPVLLGKRRGRMLGPLQAESVSSALRLQQRMRSVPPVKSKKPSTSPIVSRTTSPVRSAKVSPAEGKRLKSEPRQRSSGLNSPRLYLRMKNKKVVWQRKTNVMKQKKSERYMGKTKETRAGAVTRSGAPAVTDSNDSELEDDQENQGSSSEDLQEDKMAKTGNGC
- the prdm2a gene encoding PR domain zinc finger protein 2 isoform X2, which produces MEESVQMSAPKIEMLADVPQRVLKGLPQEVTLQPSAVDEKRLGVWATKSIQKGRKYGPFYGERKKKSQVKNNVYMWEVYFPQFGWMCIDATDPNKGNWLRYVNWARSSDEQNLFPLEINRAIYYRVFKPIQPGEELLVWYNGEDNPDIAAALEEERSNNLNKRSSPRGRKGRKKARRQKFGSEEGFKQRETKAASNIVATLERENTGGSEKDEPCAIPAHLPEQKVVVHRIVTQKVLPQPKNPQMSLEAETMPEESNSIESLPRRKISVKSLKQKIKGDQNGMGDIEETHMFPCKNCERRFTTKQGLERHQHIHISTEGFTFKCRYCGKAFGTHINMRRHERRHEAGPKKKPTLKMHISGQHQKDDFDKAAIDISVNSSTRLENPIAPENYKKTDSTATAPNLESSLVKSYESKIQHPCKLCKKTFGSYTNLRRHQRRIHERHLLAKGIRMRRKGSAEEQDLSSDQIRVSAGLHIVSTETEDEEDEEEEETDDCQAFIMDVSSNISENLNFYIDGKIESNNSTSNCEVIEVDTACTNPYGLPSVLYPVTDESPQNLKMTAQVPVTHTLLKETTDSDLKGPKRRRTTSPPPFPKTKTELGVETISPVASSFCGLSLPSPITNSLSGHQEKNILSSKLKQLLQIQENNSPRSALFPDGSVGPSTSTTMGFSRFKRRTSSPPNSPQHSPALSSTGKDTDFIRLWGESLPGLKAPKIESQSSSPAWSLSSRDETLSPMSLEMCKITASKEYAPSRPPCAHQPLDLSSGIKLQPDVKMELEGPGVAILDLSLHKKLCSDNEVKEEMGAVGTPASCSSKKKKPTTSMLEKVLMNEYNGTDLTIGNKQDSECSPQPHLEVEAPPHPDTTPTLVTTPAPSPPPPVLSVPSPLPESVTQVLQSVTPALSPVSINIKEEIKDDGYPDTDSEQEINSILPPTIEPESPQDMLIENSVDDQESAENSQPSVQEDKPEAAFTKSFLCNVCENPFLSIKDLTQHLLIHAEEWPFKCEFCVQLFKEASALSEHRSSLHGVGKIFVCSICKKEFAFLCNLQHHQRDLHPDQQCTHIELENGMLRPQNFTDPDKAISCPSQSLEESSASPPQEGEEDDDDSHDLTEELYTTIKVMASGIKPKGPDVRMGLNQRYPSFKPPPFQYHNRNSANAVSSAVNFTTHNIPQTFSTAIHCTKCGKSFDNMPALHKHILACASASDKKRYTPKKNAIPLRKKVWKKNGAIVAEPVRQNTVRRMGQPKRLNFETETKPKVTMNKIKMNTLKSKKIKLVQKAISQKNRSSAKEKAILKSRSSESHNCPYCEKEFTYLGSLNKHVTYSCPKKPASPPAKGSSSHSPASSEKGGGQRRRTADTEIKLQSTPVLLGKRRGRMLGPLQAESVSSALRLQQRMRSVPPVKSKKPSTSPIVSRTTSPVRSAKVSPAEGKRLKSEPRQRSSGLNSPRLYLRMKNKKVVWQRKTNVMKQKKSERYMGKTKETRAGAVTRSGAPAVTDSNDSELEDDQENQGSSSEDLQVSAMKMVR
- the prdm2a gene encoding PR domain zinc finger protein 2 isoform X4; protein product: MEESVQMSAPKIEMLADVPQRVLKGLPQEVTLQPSAVDEKRLGVWATKSIQKGRKYGPFYGERKKKSQVKNNVYMWEPIQPGEELLVWYNGEDNPDIAAALEEERSNNLNKRSSPRGRKGRKKARRQKFGSEEGFKQRETKAASNIVATLERENTGGSEKDEPCAIPAHLPEQKVVVHRIVTQKVLPQPKNPQMSLEAETMPEESNSIESLPRRKISVKSLKQKIKGDQNGMGDIEETHMFPCKNCERRFTTKQGLERHQHIHISTEGFTFKCRYCGKAFGTHINMRRHERRHEAGPKKKPTLKMHISGQHQKDDFDKAAIDISVNSSTRLENPIAPENYKKTDSTATAPNLESSLVKSYESKIQHPCKLCKKTFGSYTNLRRHQRRIHERHLLAKGIRMRRKGSAEEQDLSSDQIRVSAGLHIVSTETEDEEDEEEEETDDCQAFIMDVSSNISENLNFYIDGKIESNNSTSNCEVIEVDTACTNPYGLPSVLYPVTDESPQNLKMTAQVPVTHTLLKETTDSDLKGPKRRRTTSPPPFPKTKTELGVETISPVASSFCGLSLPSPITNSLSGHQEKNILSSKLKQLLQIQENNSPRSALFPDGSVGPSTSTTMGFSRFKRRTSSPPNSPQHSPALSSTGKDTDFIRLWGESLPGLKAPKIESQSSSPAWSLSSRDETLSPMSLEMCKITASKEYAPSRPPCAHQPLDLSSGIKLQPDVKMELEGPGVAILDLSLHKKLCSDNEVKEEMGAVGTPASCSSKKKKPTTSMLEKVLMNEYNGTDLTIGNKQDSECSPQPHLEVEAPPHPDTTPTLVTTPAPSPPPPVLSVPSPLPESVTQVLQSVTPALSPVSINIKEEIKDDGYPDTDSEQEINSILPPTIEPESPQDMLIENSVDDQESAENSQPSVQEDKPEAAFTKSFLCNVCENPFLSIKDLTQHLLIHAEEWPFKCEFCVQLFKEASALSEHRSSLHGVGKIFVCSICKKEFAFLCNLQHHQRDLHPDQQCTHIELENGMLRPQNFTDPDKAISCPSQSLEESSASPPQEGEEDDDDSHDLTEELYTTIKVMASGIKPKGPDVRMGLNQRYPSFKPPPFQYHNRNSANAVSSAVNFTTHNIPQTFSTAIHCTKCGKSFDNMPALHKHILACASASDKKRYTPKKNAIPLRKKVWKKNGAIVAEPVRQNTVRRMGQPKRLNFETETKPKVTMNKIKMNTLKSKKIKLVQKAISQKNRSSAKEKAILKSRSSESHNCPYCEKEFTYLGSLNKHVTYSCPKKPASPPAKGSSSHSPASSEKGGGQRRRTADTEIKLQSTPVLLGKRRGRMLGPLQAESVSSALRLQQRMRSVPPVKSKKPSTSPIVSRTTSPVRSAKVSPAEGKRLKSEPRQRSSGLNSPRLYLRMKNKKVVWQRKTNVMKQKKSERYMGKTKETRAGAVTRSGAPAVTDSNDSELEDDQENQGSSSEDLQEDKMAKTGNGC
- the prdm2a gene encoding PR domain zinc finger protein 2 isoform X3; translated protein: MSAPKIEMLADVPQRVLKGLPQEVTLQPSAVDEKRLGVWATKSIQKGRKYGPFYGERKKKSQVKNNVYMWEVYFPQFGWMCIDATDPNKGNWLRYVNWARSSDEQNLFPLEINRAIYYRVFKPIQPGEELLVWYNGEDNPDIAAALEEERSNNLNKRSSPRGRKGRKKARRQKFGSEEGFKQRETKAASNIVATLERENTGGSEKDEPCAIPAHLPEQKVVVHRIVTQKVLPQPKNPQMSLEAETMPEESNSIESLPRRKISVKSLKQKIKGDQNGMGDIEETHMFPCKNCERRFTTKQGLERHQHIHISTEGFTFKCRYCGKAFGTHINMRRHERRHEAGPKKKPTLKMHISGQHQKDDFDKAAIDISVNSSTRLENPIAPENYKKTDSTATAPNLESSLVKSYESKIQHPCKLCKKTFGSYTNLRRHQRRIHERHLLAKGIRMRRKGSAEEQDLSSDQIRVSAGLHIVSTETEDEEDEEEEETDDCQAFIMDVSSNISENLNFYIDGKIESNNSTSNCEVIEVDTACTNPYGLPSVLYPVTDESPQNLKMTAQVPVTHTLLKETTDSDLKGPKRRRTTSPPPFPKTKTELGVETISPVASSFCGLSLPSPITNSLSGHQEKNILSSKLKQLLQIQENNSPRSALFPDGSVGPSTSTTMGFSRFKRRTSSPPNSPQHSPALSSTGKDTDFIRLWGESLPGLKAPKIESQSSSPAWSLSSRDETLSPMSLEMCKITASKEYAPSRPPCAHQPLDLSSGIKLQPDVKMELEGPGVAILDLSLHKKLCSDNEVKEEMGAVGTPASCSSKKKKPTTSMLEKVLMNEYNGTDLTIGNKQDSECSPQPHLEVEAPPHPDTTPTLVTTPAPSPPPPVLSVPSPLPESVTQVLQSVTPALSPVSINIKEEIKDDGYPDTDSEQEINSILPPTIEPESPQDMLIENSVDDQESAENSQPSVQEDKPEAAFTKSFLCNVCENPFLSIKDLTQHLLIHAEEWPFKCEFCVQLFKEASALSEHRSSLHGVGKIFVCSICKKEFAFLCNLQHHQRDLHPDQQCTHIELENGMLRPQNFTDPDKAISCPSQSLEESSASPPQEGEEDDDDSHDLTEELYTTIKVMASGIKPKGPDVRMGLNQRYPSFKPPPFQYHNRNSANAVSSAVNFTTHNIPQTFSTAIHCTKCGKSFDNMPALHKHILACASASDKKRYTPKKNAIPLRKKVWKKNGAIVAEPVRQNTVRRMGQPKRLNFETETKPKVTMNKIKMNTLKSKKIKLVQKAISQKNRSSAKEKAILKSRSSESHNCPYCEKEFTYLGSLNKHVTYSCPKKPASPPAKGSSSHSPASSEKGGGQRRRTADTEIKLQSTPVLLGKRRGRMLGPLQAESVSSALRLQQRMRSVPPVKSKKPSTSPIVSRTTSPVRSAKVSPAEGKRLKSEPRQRSSGLNSPRLYLRMKNKKVVWQRKTNVMKQKKSERYMGKTKETRAGAVTRSGAPAVTDSNDSELEDDQENQGSSSEDLQEDKMAKTGNGC
- the prdm2a gene encoding PR domain zinc finger protein 2 isoform X1 encodes the protein MEESVQMSAPKIEMLADVPQRVLKGLPQEVTLQPSAVDEKRLGVWATKSIQKGRKYGPFYGERKKKSQVKNNVYMWEVYFPQFGWMCIDATDPNKGNWLRYVNWARSSDEQNLFPLEINRAIYYRVFKPIQPGEELLVWYNGEDNPDIAAALEEERSNNLNKRSSPRGRKGRKKARRQKFGSEEGFKQRETKAASNIVATLERENTGGSEKDEPCAIPAHLPEQKVVVHRIVTQKVLPQPKNPQMSLEAETMPEESNSIESLPRRKISVKSLKQKIKGDQNGMGDIEETHMFPCKNCERRFTTKQGLERHQHIHISTEGFTFKCRYCGKAFGTHINMRRHERRHEAGPKKKPTLKMHISGQHQKDDFDKAAIDISVNSSTRLENPIAPENYKKTDSTATAPNLESSLVKSYESKIQHPCKLCKKTFGSYTNLRRHQRRIHERHLLAKGIRMRRKGSAEEQDLSSDQIRVSAGLHIVSTETEDEEDEEEEETDDCQAFIMDVSSNISENLNFYIDGKIESNNSTSNCEVIEVDTACTNPYGLPSVLYPVTDESPQNLKMTAQVPVTHTLLKETTDSDLKGPKRRRTTSPPPFPKTKTELGVETISPVASSFCGLSLPSPITNSLSGHQEKNILSSKLKQLLQIQENNSPRSALFPDGSVGPSTSTTMGFSRFKRRTSSPPNSPQHSPALSSTGKDTDFIRLWGESLPGLKAPKIESQSSSPAWSLSSRDETLSPMSLEMCKITASKEYAPSRPPCAHQPLDLSSGIKLQPDVKMELEGPGVAILDLSLHKKLCSDNEVKEEMGAVGTPASCSSKKKKPTTSMLEKVLMNEYNGTDLTIGNKQDSECSPQPHLEVEAPPHPDTTPTLVTTPAPSPPPPVLSVPSPLPESVTQVLQSVTPALSPVSINIKEEIKDDGYPDTDSEQEINSILPPTIEPESPQDMLIENSVDDQESAENSQPSVQEDKPEAAFTKSFLCNVCENPFLSIKDLTQHLLIHAEEWPFKCEFCVQLFKEASALSEHRSSLHGVGKIFVCSICKKEFAFLCNLQHHQRDLHPDQQCTHIELENGMLRPQNFTDPDKAISCPSQSLEESSASPPQEGEEDDDDSHDLTEELYTTIKVMASGIKPKGPDVRMGLNQRYPSFKPPPFQYHNRNSANAVSSAVNFTTHNIPQTFSTAIHCTKCGKSFDNMPALHKHILACASASDKKRYTPKKNAIPLRKKVWKKNGAIVAEPVRQNTVRRMGQPKRLNFETETKPKVTMNKIKMNTLKSKKIKLVQKAISQKNRSSAKEKAILKSRSSESHNCPYCEKEFTYLGSLNKHVTYSCPKKPASPPAKGSSSHSPASSEKGGGQRRRTADTEIKLQSTPVLLGKRRGRMLGPLQAESVSSALRLQQRMRSVPPVKSKKPSTSPIVSRTTSPVRSAKVSPAEGKRLKSEPRQRSSGLNSPRLYLRMKNKKVVWQRKTNVMKQKKSERYMGKTKETRAGAVTRSGAPAVTDSNDSELEDDQENQGSSSEDLQEDKMAKTGNGC